The proteins below are encoded in one region of Leptospira terpstrae serovar Hualin str. LT 11-33 = ATCC 700639:
- a CDS encoding proline--tRNA ligase: MKASAYLIPTAKEDPQDAVVASHKLMMRAGLVRKSAAGLYSYLPLGLRILKKIEGIVRSEMDLAGALEFQLPILTPSEIWKESGRWDKMGKEMFRLKDRHDNESCLGPTHEESFCVLVKPMVRSYKDLPINVYQIHTKFRDEIRPRFGVIRSREFTMKDAYSFHLDDESLDKTYQTMRKTYRRIFAGMGLSTIPVQADSGNMGGSASEEFMVVSPIGEETLTICPSCQYSGNIEKTPVILNPKSSKQPFVGSEKIHTPAKKTITEVAEFLKTKEENLLKAVALWADGTYVLVFLEGDRELNENKLKNHLGCNELRPMGPKEMETLGLVPGFIGPGFPKSVNLKVIIDSLIDWNFAYISGANEVDYHTSGIQISKFFKDDEVSKIDVSQAIEGDPCPNCGTGLTAEKGIEVGHIFKLGQKYSKAFDITVLNDKGKSTTTTMGCYGIGVNRCMATVIEQCNDDKGIYWPVSIAPFTVCLVSIAKNPEDIAKIESIYKALVAAGIEVLWDDRDLGPGFKFKDSELIGFPIRLTLGKGFLEKGEITILDRKSMVEETVPFTTNEDLVGKLQNQIQALHETLKKEVEQAGI, translated from the coding sequence ATGAAAGCTAGTGCCTATTTAATCCCAACTGCAAAAGAAGATCCGCAAGATGCCGTTGTTGCATCACATAAACTCATGATGAGAGCAGGGCTTGTCCGTAAATCTGCTGCTGGACTCTATTCATATTTACCATTGGGACTTCGGATCTTAAAAAAAATTGAAGGGATTGTTCGTTCCGAAATGGACCTTGCTGGTGCATTAGAATTCCAACTTCCGATTTTGACTCCAAGTGAAATTTGGAAAGAGTCAGGTCGTTGGGATAAAATGGGAAAAGAGATGTTTCGTTTAAAGGATCGTCACGACAATGAGAGTTGCCTTGGTCCAACCCATGAAGAATCTTTTTGTGTTCTTGTGAAACCTATGGTTCGTTCTTATAAAGACCTTCCTATTAATGTATATCAAATTCATACGAAGTTTCGAGATGAAATCCGTCCGCGTTTTGGTGTGATTCGTTCACGTGAATTTACAATGAAGGATGCCTATTCCTTTCATTTAGATGATGAGTCTCTGGACAAAACTTACCAAACCATGCGTAAAACGTATCGCAGAATATTTGCGGGAATGGGACTTTCCACCATACCAGTGCAAGCTGATTCAGGAAACATGGGTGGATCTGCCTCTGAAGAATTTATGGTCGTGTCACCTATTGGTGAAGAAACACTTACGATTTGCCCATCTTGCCAGTATTCAGGAAATATTGAAAAAACTCCTGTAATTCTTAATCCAAAATCCAGCAAACAACCGTTTGTCGGTTCGGAAAAGATTCACACGCCTGCTAAAAAGACTATCACAGAAGTTGCTGAGTTTTTAAAGACAAAAGAAGAAAATTTACTCAAAGCAGTGGCATTATGGGCAGATGGAACTTACGTTCTTGTCTTTTTAGAAGGAGACCGTGAACTTAATGAAAACAAACTTAAGAATCATTTGGGTTGTAATGAATTAAGACCTATGGGACCAAAAGAAATGGAAACTTTAGGTCTTGTTCCAGGGTTTATTGGTCCTGGTTTTCCCAAATCAGTGAATCTGAAAGTGATCATTGATTCTCTGATCGATTGGAACTTTGCTTACATCTCTGGAGCCAATGAGGTGGACTACCATACTTCCGGAATCCAGATTTCTAAATTTTTTAAAGACGATGAAGTCTCAAAAATTGATGTATCGCAAGCGATAGAAGGAGATCCATGTCCGAATTGTGGAACAGGTCTTACTGCTGAAAAAGGAATCGAAGTAGGACATATTTTTAAATTAGGCCAAAAGTATTCGAAAGCTTTCGACATAACAGTATTGAATGATAAAGGTAAATCCACTACAACGACTATGGGTTGTTATGGGATTGGTGTGAACCGTTGTATGGCCACTGTAATAGAACAATGTAATGACGATAAAGGGATCTATTGGCCAGTATCCATAGCTCCGTTTACTGTTTGTTTGGTGAGTATTGCAAAAAATCCTGAAGACATCGCAAAAATTGAATCCATATACAAAGCACTCGTTGCTGCAGGGATTGAGGTTCTTTGGGATGATCGTGACTTAGGTCCTGGTTTTAAGTTCAAAGATTCGGAACTCATAGGTTTTCCAATTCGCCTTACGCTTGGAAAAGGATTTTTAGAAAAAGGTGAGATCACTATCCTTGATCGCAAATCCATGGTTGAGGAAACAGTTCCTTTCACTACCAATGAAGATTTAGTTGGA
- a CDS encoding isoprenyl transferase: protein MKFNTIPAHIAVIMDGNGRWAESQGKKRTEGHREGANAIDRLLDVALEYKIPNISLYAFSTENWKRPITEIQAIFGLLVEFIETRLDTIHEKGIRIHHSGARNKLSKTVLTKIDHAMAVTKKNKKLTANFCLNYGGHEEILSTFSRIMSARKSKKETLDKPISPKDFEKYLYTSPLPPVDLLIRTAGEQRISNFLLWQSAYAEMYFTNTLWPDFGRTSLEEALLFFDSRKRKFGGLL, encoded by the coding sequence ATGAAGTTTAATACAATCCCCGCACACATTGCTGTCATCATGGACGGAAATGGAAGGTGGGCTGAAAGCCAGGGGAAAAAAAGAACCGAAGGCCACAGAGAAGGGGCGAATGCAATTGATCGCCTTTTGGATGTGGCTTTGGAATATAAAATCCCCAACATCTCTCTTTATGCATTTTCCACAGAAAACTGGAAACGTCCCATCACAGAAATTCAAGCCATCTTTGGTTTGTTAGTTGAATTTATCGAAACAAGACTTGATACCATTCACGAAAAAGGGATTCGGATTCATCACAGTGGTGCAAGAAACAAACTTTCTAAAACAGTTTTAACAAAGATTGACCATGCCATGGCGGTCACTAAAAAAAACAAAAAACTCACTGCTAACTTTTGTTTGAACTATGGTGGGCACGAAGAGATTTTGAGTACCTTTTCTAGGATCATGTCAGCTCGTAAGTCCAAAAAAGAAACTTTGGACAAACCGATTAGCCCTAAAGATTTTGAAAAATATTTGTATACATCTCCTTTACCACCCGTAGATTTATTGATCAGAACTGCGGGAGAACAAAGGATTTCCAATTTCCTTTTATGGCAGAGTGCGTATGCTGAAATGTATTTTACGAATACACTTTGGCCGGACTTTGGAAGGACCTCTTTAGAGGAAGCCCTTCTCTTTTTTGATTCCCGAAAACGTAAATTTGGTGGTTTGTTATGA
- the dxr gene encoding 1-deoxy-D-xylulose-5-phosphate reductoisomerase: MVGVSVLGISGSVGSSTVKVLRQFRDSFSLRSFSVHSNWELAKTLIDEFSPEVVSVTDSQLAGKFGSKYKSTTILYGEDSLIDLVQLTSVDVVVTAVVGARGVKPTIAAIEAGKKIAIANKETLVTFGPLINRLVAKHNTLMVPVDSEHNALFQLIEREKRSNIRAITLTASGGSFRTLPIEELEHVSVKQALNHPTWSMGPKITVDSAGLINKGLEVIEAHFLFGFSYDEIEVVIHPQSLTHGIIETVDGACLQYTSHPDMIFPIAHSLFYPTPTPKMLMERKPSTWKTLEFFSPDLGRYPGLSLAYQAGRAGGVAPSVFNAANEEAVALFLEERISFTAIPKLIEKALNKISNSFPEDLEGYLEKDKETRSYIQKEFVRGGVTI, translated from the coding sequence ATGGTTGGTGTATCCGTATTAGGAATTTCTGGTTCTGTTGGTTCTTCCACCGTGAAGGTCTTACGCCAATTTCGGGATTCCTTTTCTTTACGAAGTTTTTCAGTTCATTCCAATTGGGAACTAGCCAAAACACTGATTGATGAATTTTCCCCAGAAGTGGTGTCTGTCACAGACTCTCAGTTAGCTGGTAAGTTTGGTTCGAAGTATAAATCCACTACGATTCTTTATGGAGAAGATTCTCTCATCGATTTGGTTCAACTAACCAGTGTAGATGTGGTAGTGACAGCGGTTGTCGGGGCACGCGGGGTAAAACCGACGATTGCCGCCATTGAAGCAGGTAAAAAAATTGCCATCGCCAATAAAGAAACTCTTGTTACTTTTGGGCCGCTAATCAACCGTTTGGTTGCAAAACATAATACTCTTATGGTTCCAGTAGATTCCGAACACAATGCACTTTTTCAATTGATTGAACGAGAAAAAAGATCCAATATCCGCGCCATTACTCTTACCGCATCGGGGGGGAGTTTTCGCACTCTCCCTATCGAAGAGTTGGAGCATGTTTCCGTAAAACAGGCATTAAATCATCCGACTTGGTCCATGGGTCCAAAAATTACTGTGGATTCTGCTGGTCTTATCAATAAAGGTCTCGAAGTCATTGAAGCTCATTTTTTATTTGGATTTTCATATGATGAAATTGAAGTTGTGATCCACCCACAATCTTTGACTCATGGGATCATAGAAACAGTAGATGGTGCTTGTTTGCAATACACAAGCCATCCAGATATGATTTTCCCCATCGCTCATTCCTTATTTTATCCGACACCAACACCCAAAATGCTGATGGAAAGAAAACCATCCACATGGAAGACATTGGAATTTTTTTCGCCAGATTTGGGTCGGTATCCCGGTCTTTCGCTTGCTTACCAAGCAGGTAGAGCAGGCGGTGTGGCTCCTTCCGTATTCAATGCAGCGAATGAAGAAGCTGTGGCTTTGTTTTTAGAAGAAAGAATTTCTTTTACCGCCATACCTAAGTTAATTGAAAAGGCCTTAAATAAAATTTCCAATTCCTTTCCAGAAGATTTGGAAGGGTATTTAGAAAAAGATAAGGAAACTCGTAGTTATATTCAAAAAGAATTTGTGAGAGGGGGAGTGACTATATGA
- a CDS encoding site-2 protease family protein produces the protein MIVMILGAVFMLAVSIFIHELGHLLCGKLVGVEARIFSLGYGKGIWKKRIGKTIYQITAIPIGGYVLFRGDDYSKNKKPRQGDLLSTPPLRRMIPVLGGPFANLVLGFVLLFILELSGDSPSSNRIFIEDANKVSSPAYTAGLRTGDKIVSINGKSTESFEDIFTNVSLTSGDPVEVTYKRNEEIKSVQIVPNLYSAGGHPTIGVMPFGERRVVATFTYGEQIGHFMANLLDRDDKSSIYFQEKIEERKEEIPEELLKQREIQEREKSLRRRALSYLKDGDMILQVAGVDVHTVPELQTELGKHQGKTIPVVVERKTYPLLTPWATETVTIQIPVLGANVFEFWDIKHPKFPELGISYFRLDSYDSEIENRLSNLKIQDKTFDKADSLSEYLKDNSGRKDVWIGNMKYSANVNLKPIGLLGFRASMKFEAEKLQKESTVYSSFVGASNKVYENVSTTLKGIGMLFSGLLSPKENLSGPIGIVQIAGISLEYGWVTYLDFVAKISLALMVMNLLPIPMADGGHIVLYAYEAITGRPLPRKAIEAIFRLGFFFLIGLGLYVSFNDVMRIF, from the coding sequence ATGATAGTAATGATACTCGGCGCCGTATTCATGTTAGCGGTTTCTATTTTTATCCATGAATTGGGGCACCTCTTATGTGGAAAGTTGGTCGGAGTGGAAGCTCGGATTTTTTCGTTAGGTTATGGTAAAGGAATCTGGAAAAAAAGAATTGGGAAAACCATCTACCAAATCACTGCCATCCCCATTGGAGGATATGTACTTTTCCGTGGTGACGACTATAGCAAAAACAAAAAACCAAGACAAGGGGATTTACTCTCAACGCCACCACTTCGTCGTATGATACCCGTTCTTGGTGGTCCATTCGCAAATTTAGTATTAGGTTTTGTTTTGCTATTTATTTTGGAACTGTCTGGAGATAGTCCTTCTTCCAATCGCATTTTTATTGAAGATGCCAATAAAGTATCAAGCCCTGCTTACACAGCGGGTCTTCGTACTGGTGACAAAATTGTTTCCATCAATGGAAAATCAACCGAAAGTTTCGAAGATATTTTTACCAATGTAAGTTTGACTTCTGGTGATCCTGTGGAAGTCACCTATAAACGTAATGAAGAGATCAAATCCGTACAAATTGTACCAAATTTATATTCTGCGGGTGGACATCCTACGATTGGTGTGATGCCTTTTGGGGAAAGAAGAGTCGTCGCTACCTTCACATACGGGGAACAAATCGGCCATTTTATGGCAAATCTACTGGATCGAGATGATAAGTCTTCTATCTACTTCCAAGAAAAAATTGAAGAAAGAAAAGAAGAAATTCCAGAAGAACTCTTAAAACAAAGAGAGATTCAAGAAAGGGAAAAATCACTCCGTAGACGTGCTCTCTCCTATTTGAAAGACGGGGATATGATTTTGCAAGTGGCAGGGGTGGACGTGCATACTGTCCCTGAATTGCAAACGGAACTGGGGAAACACCAGGGAAAAACCATTCCTGTAGTAGTTGAAAGAAAAACCTACCCGTTACTTACTCCTTGGGCTACCGAAACTGTAACGATCCAAATTCCTGTGTTAGGTGCCAATGTTTTTGAATTTTGGGATATCAAACACCCTAAATTTCCAGAGTTAGGAATTTCTTATTTTCGATTGGATAGTTATGATTCTGAAATTGAAAATCGACTTTCGAATCTAAAAATCCAAGACAAAACCTTCGACAAAGCGGACTCTCTTTCTGAATATTTGAAAGACAATTCAGGTAGAAAGGATGTCTGGATTGGAAACATGAAGTATTCCGCAAATGTCAATTTGAAGCCCATAGGATTACTCGGTTTTCGAGCTTCAATGAAATTTGAAGCGGAAAAGTTACAGAAAGAGTCTACTGTATACTCCTCGTTTGTTGGAGCATCCAATAAAGTTTATGAAAACGTATCCACAACCTTAAAAGGAATTGGGATGCTTTTTTCTGGACTCCTCTCTCCTAAAGAGAATTTATCTGGTCCCATTGGAATTGTACAAATTGCTGGAATTAGTTTGGAATATGGTTGGGTGACTTACCTTGACTTTGTCGCAAAAATTTCACTAGCCCTTATGGTTATGAATTTGCTTCCGATTCCTATGGCTGATGGAGGACACATTGTACTCTATGCATATGAAGCAATCACGGGAAGACCACTTCCTAGAAAGGCAATAGAAGCTATTTTTCGATTGGGATTTTTCTTTCTCATAGGACTTGGTCTCTATGTTTCCTTTAATGACGTGATGCGTATTTTTTAA
- a CDS encoding phosphatidate cytidylyltransferase yields MSETTLRILSAIVLTFVYVFMIFHSSFYYLEFFLFGCVTIYLGLKELYAFCKREDSKPFFGTGLFFSLLIFSVYYIQFLGLQFQVTPPSYILELSKILREGFHPVPFLLIALSLTVWILQILKRPLDGALFSASATILGPIYLAIPIGHFLLLLAFPFGAYYIFLVSVITFMSDAGAYFGGRWFGKHPAGLKISPKKTWEGYVTGNITAVLGVQILNVTWEHFSGVKLPIGVIESILVAFVVSIISVMGDLAESAMKRDAKIKDSGSLIPGHGGVLDLADALLFTVPVIYYYFLFKGILGYSV; encoded by the coding sequence ATGAGTGAGACAACACTCCGTATCCTATCTGCAATCGTATTGACTTTTGTCTATGTGTTTATGATCTTCCATAGTTCCTTTTACTATTTGGAATTCTTTTTGTTTGGTTGTGTGACCATCTACTTGGGTTTAAAAGAACTCTATGCCTTTTGTAAACGGGAAGATTCTAAACCCTTCTTTGGGACTGGGCTTTTCTTTTCGTTATTAATCTTTTCAGTTTATTACATCCAATTTTTAGGGCTCCAATTCCAAGTGACTCCTCCTTCTTATATTTTGGAATTGTCTAAAATTTTGAGAGAAGGGTTCCATCCTGTTCCTTTTTTATTAATCGCTCTCTCGCTAACTGTTTGGATTTTGCAAATTCTGAAACGCCCGTTAGATGGTGCGTTATTCTCTGCAAGTGCGACTATTCTTGGCCCCATTTACTTAGCAATTCCCATTGGCCATTTTTTGCTTCTCTTGGCTTTCCCATTTGGAGCCTATTATATCTTTTTAGTTTCTGTGATTACGTTTATGAGTGATGCAGGAGCCTACTTTGGCGGTCGTTGGTTTGGAAAACACCCAGCTGGTCTAAAGATCTCTCCTAAAAAAACTTGGGAAGGATATGTGACCGGAAATATTACAGCCGTTTTGGGTGTACAAATTCTCAATGTAACTTGGGAACATTTTAGCGGAGTCAAATTGCCCATTGGTGTGATCGAATCCATCCTTGTTGCTTTTGTAGTTTCTATCATTTCTGTGATGGGTGACCTTGCTGAGTCTGCAATGAAACGAGATGCCAAAATTAAAGATTCAGGAAGCTTAATCCCTGGCCACGGTGGGGTGCTTGATTTAGCAGATGCACTTCTATTTACCGTTCCTGTGATTTACTATTATTTTCTATTTAAGGGAATCCTCGGATACTCGGTCTGA